From a single Desulfovibrionales bacterium genomic region:
- a CDS encoding septum formation initiator family protein, with product MRKRSYQKWITGNKLCWFLAVFCLVLFFAYILFSARGIFYLRKLEENNKKLQKVNEELLKRNKELSEKIGRIKTDRSYREEIARRDLGLVRPNEVIYSFEEKKRKSEGKR from the coding sequence ATGCGGAAGAGATCCTACCAGAAGTGGATCACGGGTAATAAGCTCTGTTGGTTCCTGGCGGTATTCTGCCTGGTGCTTTTTTTCGCCTATATTTTATTTTCCGCCAGGGGGATTTTTTATCTCCGGAAGCTGGAGGAGAACAATAAGAAATTGCAAAAAGTAAACGAGGAATTGTTAAAACGAAACAAAGAGCTAAGTGAAAAAATAGGGCGCATCAAGACAGACCGCAGCTATAGGGAAGAGATCGCCCGCAGGGATTTAGGGCTTGTCAGACCGAATGAGGTTATTTATAGTTTCGAGGAAAAGAAAAGAAAATCGGAAGGAAAGAGGTAG
- the efp gene encoding elongation factor P, whose translation MYSTSDFRKGLRIEWEGKPYEIVDFLHVKPGKGGAFVRTKLRNMLTGGVVDQNFRSGERVGRPDLQEREMQFLYKDEENNYHMMDNETYEQPFLTAEQLGETRDFFHDGIVVKVLYYKDRPIGVDLPTFVALTVTNTEPGLRGDTASGGSKPAVLESGAIIQVPLFINVGDKVRVDTRSHSYIERVK comes from the coding sequence ATGTATTCGACATCGGACTTTCGAAAGGGCTTGAGAATCGAATGGGAAGGCAAACCTTATGAGATTGTAGATTTTTTGCATGTCAAACCGGGCAAAGGCGGCGCATTCGTTCGGACTAAGTTGCGAAACATGCTGACCGGAGGGGTCGTTGACCAGAATTTCCGATCGGGAGAGCGGGTAGGGCGTCCGGACCTGCAGGAACGGGAGATGCAGTTCTTATATAAGGATGAGGAAAATAATTATCACATGATGGACAATGAGACCTATGAGCAGCCCTTTTTAACGGCAGAGCAGTTAGGCGAGACCAGGGATTTTTTCCATGACGGGATTGTAGTCAAGGTGCTTTACTATAAGGACCGACCTATTGGTGTGGATCTCCCGACCTTTGTAGCATTGACCGTGACCAACACCGAACCGGGCCTAAGGGGTGATACGGCCAGCGGCGGCAGTAAGCCGGCTGTTTTAGAGAGCGGCGCGATCATACAGGTGCCGCTTTTTATCAATGTAGGTGATAAGGTGAGGGTCGATACGCGCAGCCATAGCTATATAGAACGGGTGAAGTAA